One Pseudomonas sp. FP1742 genomic window carries:
- a CDS encoding carbon starvation CstA family protein, with product MKNNNSPLRHLPWLLLAVVGACALGVVALRRGEAINALWIVVAAVAIYLVAYRYYSLFIANNVMQLDSRRATPAVLNNDGLDYVPTNKHILFGHHFAAIAGAGPLVGPVLAAQMGYLPGTLWLIAGVVLAGAVQDFMVLFMSTRRNGRSLGDMVREEMGRIPGTIALFGCFLIMIIILAVLALIVVKALAESPWGIFTVMATIPIAMFMGVYMRYIRPGRIGEISVIGVALLLGSIWLGGQIAADPVWAKAFSFTGVQITWMLIGYGFVAAVLPVWLILAPRDYLSTFLKIGTIVALAIGILITMPVLKMPALTQFIDGTGPVWKGGLFPFLFITIACGAVSGFHALIASGTTPKLLDNEVNARYIGYGGMLMESFVAIMAMVAASVIEPGVYFAMNSPAAVVGGDVVAVATAVSNWGFAITPEALQAVAKDIGETTVLARAGGAPTLAVGIAQILHSVLPGENTMAFWYHFAILFEALFILTAVDAGTRAGRFMLQDLLGSFVPALRRTESWTANLIATAGCVAMWGYLLYQGVIDPLGGINTLWPLFGISNQMLAGIALMLATVVLIKMKRQRYIWVTMLPAVWLLICTTTAGFIKLFDANPAIGFLSLAKKYSDALAGGQILAPAKSIEQMQHVIYNAYTNATLTALFLFVVFSILFYALKVGIAAWGTKERTDKESPFQAQPDA from the coding sequence ATGAAAAATAATAATAGCCCGCTACGCCACTTACCCTGGCTGCTGCTGGCAGTCGTAGGTGCGTGTGCCCTGGGCGTAGTGGCATTGCGCCGAGGCGAGGCGATCAACGCCTTGTGGATCGTGGTCGCCGCCGTGGCCATTTATCTGGTTGCGTATCGTTATTACAGCCTGTTCATTGCTAACAATGTGATGCAACTCGACTCGCGTCGGGCTACCCCCGCTGTGCTCAACAATGATGGTCTGGACTATGTGCCGACCAACAAACATATTCTTTTCGGTCACCACTTCGCGGCCATCGCCGGCGCGGGGCCGCTGGTCGGTCCGGTCTTGGCGGCGCAGATGGGCTACTTGCCCGGCACGCTGTGGCTGATTGCCGGCGTGGTGCTGGCCGGTGCGGTTCAGGACTTCATGGTCCTGTTCATGTCCACCCGCCGCAACGGTCGCTCCCTGGGCGACATGGTGCGTGAAGAAATGGGCCGCATCCCCGGGACCATCGCGCTGTTCGGCTGCTTCCTGATCATGATCATCATCCTCGCGGTGCTGGCGCTGATCGTGGTCAAGGCCCTGGCCGAAAGCCCGTGGGGCATCTTTACCGTGATGGCGACCATCCCGATCGCGATGTTCATGGGCGTCTACATGCGCTACATCCGCCCGGGCCGCATCGGTGAAATCTCGGTGATCGGCGTGGCGTTGCTGCTGGGTTCGATCTGGCTGGGCGGGCAGATTGCCGCTGACCCGGTGTGGGCCAAGGCGTTCAGTTTTACCGGGGTCCAGATCACCTGGATGCTGATCGGCTACGGTTTCGTGGCGGCGGTGTTGCCGGTGTGGCTGATCCTGGCGCCTCGCGATTACCTGTCCACCTTCCTCAAGATCGGCACCATCGTCGCCCTGGCGATCGGTATTCTGATCACCATGCCCGTGCTGAAAATGCCGGCATTGACCCAGTTCATTGACGGCACCGGGCCGGTGTGGAAGGGCGGGTTGTTTCCGTTCCTGTTCATCACCATTGCCTGTGGCGCGGTCTCGGGTTTCCATGCGCTGATTGCTTCCGGCACTACACCGAAGCTGCTGGATAACGAGGTTAACGCCCGTTACATCGGTTACGGCGGCATGTTGATGGAATCCTTCGTGGCAATCATGGCGATGGTGGCCGCTTCGGTGATCGAGCCTGGCGTGTACTTCGCCATGAACAGCCCGGCGGCGGTCGTCGGCGGTGACGTGGTGGCGGTAGCGACAGCGGTCAGCAACTGGGGCTTTGCCATCACGCCGGAAGCGTTGCAAGCGGTGGCCAAGGACATCGGTGAAACCACTGTCCTGGCCCGTGCCGGTGGCGCACCGACCCTGGCGGTCGGTATCGCGCAGATCCTGCACAGTGTGCTGCCGGGCGAAAACACCATGGCGTTCTGGTACCACTTCGCGATCCTGTTCGAAGCACTGTTCATCCTGACCGCGGTCGACGCCGGTACCCGTGCCGGGCGTTTCATGCTGCAGGATTTGCTCGGCTCCTTCGTACCGGCGCTGAGACGCACCGAGTCCTGGACCGCCAACCTGATCGCCACCGCCGGTTGCGTGGCGATGTGGGGCTATTTGCTGTACCAGGGCGTGATCGACCCATTGGGCGGGATCAACACCTTGTGGCCGCTGTTCGGTATCTCCAACCAGATGCTGGCCGGAATCGCGCTGATGCTGGCGACCGTTGTGCTGATCAAAATGAAGCGCCAGCGCTACATCTGGGTCACCATGCTGCCCGCCGTTTGGTTGCTGATCTGCACCACCACCGCAGGCTTCATCAAGCTGTTCGACGCCAACCCGGCGATCGGCTTCCTGTCGCTGGCCAAGAAGTACAGCGATGCCCTGGCCGGTGGTCAGATCCTCGCGCCGGCCAAGAGCATCGAGCAGATGCAGCATGTAATCTACAACGCCTACACCAACGCAACGCTGACCGCGCTGTTCCTGTTCGTGGTGTTCAGCATCCTGTTCTATGCGCTCAAGGTCGGTATCGCCGCCTGGGGCACCAAAGAACGCACGGATAAAGAGTCGCCGTTCCAGGCTCAGCCGGATGCGTAA
- a CDS encoding PilZ domain-containing protein: protein MSEQHSDRRRFKRITFNAQTELSQNGQRWPVQLLDLSLKGMLIQRPEPWLGDASQPFSADIHLNPETEIRMDVLLAHNDYGQLGFVCQHIGLDSIEHLRRLIELNLGDPEELERELGALIDT from the coding sequence ATGAGCGAACAGCATTCCGACCGCCGCCGTTTCAAGCGCATTACCTTCAATGCGCAGACAGAACTGAGCCAAAATGGGCAACGTTGGCCAGTGCAATTGCTTGACCTGTCGCTCAAGGGCATGCTGATCCAGCGTCCCGAGCCCTGGTTGGGCGATGCCAGCCAGCCTTTCTCAGCCGATATCCATTTGAACCCCGAGACCGAGATCAGAATGGATGTGCTGTTGGCCCACAATGATTATGGCCAGCTGGGTTTTGTCTGCCAGCATATCGGGCTGGACTCGATCGAACACCTGAGACGGTTGATCGAACTGAACCTCGGTGATCCCGAGGAACTGGAGCGGGAATTGGGGGCGTTGATCGATACCTGA
- the radA gene encoding DNA repair protein RadA, protein MAKAKRMYGCTECGSTFPKWAGQCGECGAWNTLTETMVESGGAAAPSGRTGWTGQQAQIKTLAEVSVEEIPRFSTASGELDRVLGGGLVDGSVVLIGGDPGIGKSTILLQTLCNLAKSMPALYVTGEESQQQVAMRARRLGLPQDQLRVMTETCIETIIATARQEKPKVMVIDSIQTIFTEQLQSAPGGVSQVRESAALLVRYAKQSGTAIFLVGHVTKEGALAGPRVLEHMVDTVLYFEGESDGRLRLLRAVKNRFGAVNELGVFGMTDKGLKEVSNPSAIFLTRAQEEVPGSVVMATWEGTRPMLVEVQALVDDSHLANPRRVTLGLDQNRLAMLLAVLHRHGGIPTHDQDVFLNVVGGVKVLETASDLALMAAVMSSLRNRPLPHDLLVFGEVGLSGEVRPVPSGQERLKEAAKHGFKRAIVPKGNAPKEAPPGLQIIAVTRLEQALDALFE, encoded by the coding sequence ATGGCCAAGGCCAAGCGCATGTACGGCTGCACCGAGTGTGGCTCAACCTTCCCCAAGTGGGCCGGCCAGTGCGGCGAATGCGGGGCCTGGAACACGCTGACCGAAACCATGGTGGAGAGTGGCGGCGCCGCGGCCCCCAGCGGTCGCACCGGTTGGACCGGCCAGCAGGCGCAGATCAAGACCCTGGCCGAAGTCAGTGTCGAAGAGATTCCACGTTTCTCCACGGCGTCCGGCGAGCTGGATCGCGTGCTGGGCGGCGGCCTGGTGGATGGCTCGGTGGTGTTGATCGGGGGGGATCCCGGCATCGGCAAGTCGACCATTCTGTTGCAAACCTTGTGCAACCTCGCCAAGAGCATGCCGGCGCTGTATGTCACTGGCGAAGAATCCCAGCAACAAGTGGCCATGCGTGCCCGGCGCCTGGGCTTGCCGCAGGATCAACTGCGGGTGATGACCGAAACCTGCATCGAAACCATCATCGCCACCGCCCGGCAGGAAAAACCCAAGGTGATGGTGATCGACTCGATTCAGACGATCTTCACCGAGCAACTGCAATCGGCGCCGGGGGGCGTTTCCCAGGTACGCGAAAGCGCGGCATTGCTGGTGCGCTATGCCAAGCAAAGTGGCACGGCGATTTTTCTCGTGGGCCATGTCACCAAAGAGGGCGCGTTGGCCGGCCCTCGAGTGCTGGAACACATGGTCGACACCGTTCTGTATTTCGAAGGTGAGTCCGATGGACGCCTGCGCCTTCTGCGGGCGGTGAAAAATCGTTTCGGCGCGGTGAATGAGTTGGGTGTGTTCGGCATGACCGACAAGGGCCTGAAAGAAGTCTCCAACCCCTCGGCGATTTTCCTCACCCGCGCTCAGGAAGAAGTCCCGGGCAGCGTGGTCATGGCCACATGGGAAGGCACCCGGCCGATGCTGGTGGAAGTCCAGGCGTTGGTGGATGACAGTCATCTGGCCAACCCGCGCCGGGTGACGCTCGGTCTGGATCAGAATCGCCTGGCCATGTTGTTGGCGGTTCTGCACCGCCACGGCGGTATCCCGACCCACGATCAGGATGTGTTCCTCAACGTAGTTGGCGGAGTGAAGGTGCTGGAAACAGCGTCCGACCTGGCCTTGATGGCGGCGGTCATGTCCAGTTTGCGCAATCGGCCGCTGCCGCACGATCTGCTGGTGTTTGGTGAAGTCGGGTTGTCGGGTGAAGTGCGCCCGGTACCGAGTGGCCAGGAACGCTTGAAAGAAGCCGCCAAACACGGCTTCAAACGCGCCATCGTACCCAAGGGCAACGCACCGAAAGAGGCACCGCCAGGGTTGCAGATTATTGCCGTGACGCGTCTTGAACAGGCCCTCGACGCACTGTTTGAGTAG
- a CDS encoding ankyrin repeat domain-containing protein produces the protein MRFYLSLFLACVSFGVLAGPDEQVSKDPEALKAQLQDYYFDAARRGDVPMLETFIEAGYSLDTRDSKGYTALILAAYHGQGAAVERLLAAGADACAQDQRGNTALMGAIFKGEVQIARTLLAANCSPDQRNGAGQTAAMYAGLFKRVELLDALKAKGADMNAEDPLGNSAARLASGEIRTAVPR, from the coding sequence ATGCGTTTTTATCTGTCTCTGTTTCTGGCGTGTGTGTCATTCGGCGTGCTCGCCGGGCCTGACGAGCAAGTCTCGAAGGACCCCGAAGCGCTGAAAGCCCAACTACAGGATTACTATTTCGATGCCGCCCGACGCGGTGATGTGCCCATGCTCGAAACTTTCATCGAGGCCGGTTATTCCCTCGACACCCGGGACAGCAAGGGTTACACCGCGCTGATTCTGGCCGCTTATCACGGTCAGGGAGCCGCCGTGGAGCGTTTGCTCGCTGCCGGTGCGGACGCCTGCGCTCAGGATCAACGCGGCAACACGGCATTGATGGGCGCGATTTTCAAGGGCGAAGTGCAGATCGCCCGAACCCTGCTGGCTGCCAATTGCAGCCCCGACCAACGCAACGGCGCGGGGCAGACTGCCGCAATGTATGCCGGGTTGTTCAAGCGCGTCGAGTTGCTTGACGCACTCAAGGCCAAGGGGGCGGACATGAATGCCGAAGATCCGCTGGGTAACAGTGCCGCGCGTCTGGCCAGCGGTGAAATCCGTACGGCGGTGCCGCGCTGA
- the katB gene encoding catalase KatB, which produces MTTPLGLGAFPLRRTFGVLTASLLSFSVNAATLTRDNGAAVGDNQNSQTAGATGPVLLQDVQLIQKLQRFDRERIPERVVHARGTGAHGTFTVTDDLSDLTKAKVFAGGQSTPVFVRFSAVVHGNHSPETLRDPRGFATKFYTADGNWDLVGNNFPTFFIRDAIKFPDMVHAFKPDPRTNLDDDSRRFDFFSHVPEATRTLTELYSNSGTPASYREMDGNGVHAYKLVNAKGDVHYVKFHWKSLQGIKNLDPEEVTSVQGKDYSHMTNDLVAHINKGDFPKWDLYVQVLNPQDLSKFDFDPLDATKIWPGIPERKVGQMVLNRNPANVFQETEQVAMAPANLVPGIEPSEDRLLQGRVFSYADTQLYRLGANALQLPINAPKVAVNNGNQDGAMNIGASSTGVNYQPSRLLPREEPQTARYSQSTLAGSTQQAKIQREQNFKQAGDLYRSFNQKERQDLIDSFGGSLATTDDESKHIILSFLYKADPEYGTGVTKVAKGDLTRVKALAAKLVD; this is translated from the coding sequence ATGACAACTCCCCTTGGCCTCGGGGCTTTTCCCCTCCGTCGTACGTTTGGCGTTCTGACCGCCAGCCTGCTGTCCTTCTCCGTCAACGCGGCGACCTTGACTCGTGATAACGGTGCCGCCGTCGGCGACAACCAGAACTCGCAGACCGCCGGTGCGACCGGGCCGGTGCTGTTGCAAGACGTACAGCTGATTCAGAAACTCCAGCGTTTCGACCGTGAACGCATTCCCGAACGTGTGGTGCACGCCCGTGGTACTGGCGCCCATGGCACGTTCACCGTGACCGACGATCTCAGTGACCTGACCAAGGCCAAGGTATTCGCCGGTGGCCAGAGCACGCCGGTGTTTGTGCGTTTCTCCGCGGTGGTCCATGGCAACCATTCGCCGGAAACCCTGCGTGACCCGCGGGGGTTCGCCACCAAGTTCTATACCGCAGACGGTAACTGGGACCTGGTCGGCAACAATTTCCCGACCTTTTTCATCCGGGATGCCATCAAGTTTCCGGACATGGTCCATGCGTTCAAGCCGGACCCACGCACCAATCTTGACGATGACTCCCGTCGTTTCGATTTCTTCTCTCATGTTCCGGAAGCCACACGCACCTTGACCGAGTTGTATTCCAACTCCGGCACCCCGGCCAGTTATCGGGAGATGGACGGCAATGGTGTACATGCCTACAAGTTGGTTAATGCCAAAGGCGATGTTCACTATGTAAAGTTTCACTGGAAAAGTTTGCAGGGGATAAAAAATCTCGATCCCGAGGAAGTTACCAGTGTTCAGGGTAAAGACTACAGTCATATGACTAATGACTTGGTCGCCCATATTAACAAGGGGGATTTCCCGAAGTGGGACTTGTACGTTCAGGTGCTAAATCCTCAAGACTTGTCCAAGTTTGATTTCGATCCATTGGACGCGACCAAGATCTGGCCCGGCATACCTGAACGAAAAGTTGGACAAATGGTGTTGAACCGTAACCCGGCAAATGTATTCCAGGAAACCGAACAGGTGGCGATGGCTCCGGCCAACTTGGTTCCTGGCATCGAACCTTCGGAAGATCGCTTATTACAAGGGCGAGTGTTTTCGTATGCCGATACCCAACTGTATCGCCTGGGAGCCAACGCACTGCAGTTGCCGATCAACGCACCGAAAGTCGCCGTGAACAACGGTAATCAGGATGGTGCAATGAACATCGGCGCCAGCAGCACGGGCGTGAATTACCAGCCGAGCCGTCTGCTGCCCCGCGAGGAGCCGCAAACCGCGCGTTACAGCCAGTCGACCCTGGCGGGCAGCACGCAGCAGGCGAAGATTCAACGTGAGCAGAACTTCAAGCAGGCTGGCGATCTGTACCGTTCGTTCAACCAGAAGGAGCGTCAGGATCTGATCGACAGCTTTGGCGGCTCGCTGGCCACCACCGATGATGAGAGCAAGCACATCATCCTGTCCTTCCTTTATAAAGCCGACCCGGAATACGGGACCGGGGTGACCAAGGTGGCCAAGGGGGATCTGACTCGGGTCAAGGCTCTGGCGGCCAAACTGGTCGACTGA
- the mscL gene encoding large-conductance mechanosensitive channel protein MscL: MGVISEFKAFAVKGNVVDMAVGIIIGAAFGKIVTSFVGDVVMPPIGLLIGGVDFSDLAITLKAANGDVPAVMLAYGKFIQSMIDFIIVAFAIFMGVKAINRLKREEAVAPTLPPVPTREEELLSEIRDLLKAQNNQP; encoded by the coding sequence ATGGGCGTGATAAGTGAGTTCAAGGCCTTCGCGGTCAAAGGTAATGTGGTCGACATGGCGGTGGGTATTATCATCGGCGCTGCCTTCGGCAAAATCGTTACGTCATTTGTCGGCGACGTGGTGATGCCACCCATCGGACTGCTGATCGGTGGGGTGGACTTCAGTGACCTGGCCATTACGCTCAAGGCTGCCAACGGTGATGTCCCGGCGGTGATGCTGGCCTACGGCAAGTTCATCCAGAGCATGATCGACTTCATCATTGTCGCCTTCGCGATCTTCATGGGCGTCAAGGCCATCAACCGCCTGAAGCGCGAAGAGGCCGTTGCGCCAACCCTGCCGCCGGTTCCGACCAGAGAAGAAGAGCTGCTGAGCGAGATCCGCGATCTGCTCAAGGCTCAGAACAATCAGCCCTGA
- a CDS encoding ferredoxin--NADP reductase, which yields MTASVEKFTRQTLLEVQSLTPNLFTLRTTRDAGFRFRAGQFARLGVTKADGSTVWRAYSMVSSPYDEFLEFFSIVVPGGEFTSELSQLEVGDTLLVDRQAFGYLTLDRFVDGRDLWLLSTGTGVAPFLSILQDFEVWEKFERIILVYSVREARELAYQALIAGLAQRDYLAEYAHKLQFISTITREQHPGSLNGRITRLIESGELERSAGVALTAEHSRVMLCGNPQMIDDTRKLLKQRDMHLSLSRRPGQVAVENYW from the coding sequence ATGACTGCCAGTGTTGAAAAATTCACTCGTCAGACCTTGCTTGAGGTCCAGTCTTTGACTCCAAACCTGTTCACCCTGCGCACCACCAGGGATGCGGGTTTTCGTTTCCGAGCGGGGCAGTTCGCCCGGCTGGGTGTCACCAAGGCAGACGGCAGCACGGTATGGCGGGCTTATTCCATGGTCTCGTCGCCCTATGACGAGTTCCTTGAATTCTTCTCCATTGTTGTGCCTGGAGGGGAGTTCACCAGTGAGCTGAGTCAGCTGGAAGTGGGCGATACACTGCTGGTCGACCGGCAGGCCTTTGGCTATCTGACGCTGGATCGCTTCGTCGATGGCCGCGACCTCTGGTTGTTATCCACAGGCACGGGCGTGGCTCCGTTTCTGTCGATCCTTCAGGACTTTGAAGTCTGGGAAAAATTCGAACGAATCATTCTGGTCTATAGCGTGCGCGAAGCGCGGGAGCTGGCGTACCAGGCGTTGATTGCGGGGCTGGCGCAACGGGACTATCTGGCCGAATACGCGCACAAACTGCAATTCATCTCCACCATTACCCGCGAGCAGCATCCGGGGAGTTTGAATGGGCGGATCACGAGGCTCATAGAAAGTGGCGAACTGGAACGGAGCGCTGGTGTAGCGCTGACGGCCGAGCATTCGCGGGTGATGCTCTGCGGTAACCCACAGATGATCGATGATACGCGCAAGCTGCTCAAACAGCGGGACATGCACTTGAGCCTCAGTCGTCGACCTGGCCAAGTGGCAGTGGAAAACTACTGGTAA
- a CDS encoding autoinducer binding domain-containing protein — protein MKVWKESQLTQLSYARKIDTAYELSLNFVKNLGFNFCAFSITSQARGVHSRPINLNNYPAEWNMKYEQEHFNEVDPILAHCNQSELPILWRKEVYSKAPTLWEAQKNLGLQYGWSQSVHDRNGLCSMLSLARSHCPITTEDLYKNLGYAMFISRHLHELVAKDLPACARKPNTHLSCREIEVLKYSADGKTADEIAIILSLSTSTVQFHIRGAIRKLGVNNKIAAVIRAAREGVI, from the coding sequence ATGAAAGTGTGGAAGGAGTCACAGTTAACGCAACTTTCTTATGCTCGGAAAATCGACACTGCCTACGAGTTATCTCTCAATTTCGTTAAAAACCTGGGCTTTAATTTCTGTGCATTTTCAATAACTTCCCAAGCGAGAGGAGTACACAGTCGTCCAATCAATCTGAATAACTACCCCGCCGAATGGAACATGAAATATGAACAAGAGCATTTCAATGAAGTCGACCCGATACTAGCCCATTGCAATCAATCTGAATTGCCAATTCTTTGGAGGAAAGAGGTCTACTCAAAGGCACCGACGCTGTGGGAAGCACAAAAAAATCTGGGTTTACAGTATGGCTGGTCTCAATCCGTTCATGATCGGAACGGGCTTTGCAGCATGCTGAGCCTGGCCAGAAGCCACTGCCCGATTACTACAGAGGATCTGTATAAAAACCTGGGTTACGCCATGTTCATCAGCCGTCACCTGCACGAGCTTGTCGCAAAAGATCTGCCTGCATGTGCGCGGAAACCGAACACGCATCTGTCATGCCGAGAAATCGAGGTGCTGAAATATTCAGCCGATGGCAAAACAGCCGACGAGATCGCGATCATCCTCAGCCTGAGTACAAGCACGGTACAGTTCCATATCCGGGGTGCCATCCGCAAACTCGGCGTCAACAACAAAATTGCCGCCGTGATCAGGGCAGCGAGAGAGGGCGTCATCTGA
- a CDS encoding class I SAM-dependent methyltransferase, which yields MPLLETPFAQLDLIRQPEQQNEPLQAFDAADEYLLNHLAGQQPAADTRVLVLNDSFGALAASLVGKVRVTSSGDSFLAFQGLEKNLIRNGQAFDAVPRVPASEAVVGPFDRVLIRVPKTLALLEEQLIRLQGQLAPDAQVIAGAMVKHLPRAAGDLLERYIGPVQASLAVKKARLLIAIPEAKAPAVSPYPTRYRLDEPAIELLNHANVFCREGLDIGTRAFLPHLPKNLGAARVADLGCGNGVLAIASALQNPEAHYTLVDESFMAVQSATENWRAALGDRDVIVRAGDGLAGQEPQSLDVVLCNPPFHQQQVVGDFLAWRMFQQAREALVVGGALYIVGNRHLGYHSKLARLFRGVEQVAATPKFVILKARK from the coding sequence ATGCCTCTGCTCGAAACTCCCTTCGCCCAACTCGACCTGATCCGCCAGCCAGAACAGCAGAACGAACCGCTGCAAGCATTTGATGCCGCGGACGAATACCTGCTCAACCATCTGGCCGGACAACAACCGGCTGCGGATACCCGCGTGCTGGTGCTCAACGACAGCTTCGGCGCGCTGGCCGCCAGCCTGGTGGGCAAGGTCCGGGTGACCAGCAGCGGCGATTCGTTTCTGGCCTTTCAGGGGTTGGAAAAAAACCTGATACGCAACGGCCAGGCGTTTGATGCAGTGCCGAGGGTGCCTGCCAGCGAAGCCGTCGTCGGGCCGTTCGACCGGGTATTGATCCGGGTACCGAAAACCCTGGCCTTGCTGGAAGAACAACTGATCCGGCTACAGGGTCAACTGGCTCCCGACGCTCAGGTGATCGCTGGCGCGATGGTGAAACATCTGCCACGCGCCGCGGGCGATCTGCTCGAGCGCTACATCGGCCCGGTGCAAGCCTCGCTGGCCGTGAAGAAGGCTCGGCTGCTGATCGCTATACCTGAAGCCAAAGCACCCGCTGTCTCTCCCTACCCGACCCGCTATCGACTCGACGAACCTGCCATCGAGTTGCTCAATCATGCCAATGTGTTCTGCCGCGAAGGGCTGGATATCGGCACGCGGGCCTTTCTGCCGCACTTGCCGAAAAACCTCGGTGCAGCGCGGGTCGCCGATCTGGGGTGTGGCAATGGCGTGTTGGCGATCGCCAGTGCCCTGCAGAACCCTGAGGCCCACTACACGCTAGTGGACGAATCGTTCATGGCCGTGCAATCGGCTACGGAAAACTGGCGCGCGGCGCTGGGTGATCGTGACGTGATCGTGCGCGCCGGCGATGGGCTGGCAGGGCAAGAACCCCAATCCCTGGACGTGGTGCTGTGCAATCCGCCGTTTCACCAACAGCAAGTGGTCGGCGATTTCCTGGCCTGGCGGATGTTTCAACAGGCGCGCGAAGCGCTGGTGGTGGGCGGTGCGCTGTACATCGTCGGCAACCGTCATCTGGGTTATCACAGCAAGCTTGCACGGTTGTTCCGCGGCGTCGAGCAAGTAGCCGCCACCCCCAAATTCGTCATTCTCAAAGCACGTAAATAG
- a CDS encoding DUF2474 domain-containing protein, translating to MTGKPDLQEIEAAEKKPLWQRLGWLALIWAGSVGALFIVATLMRMFMNAAGLSTH from the coding sequence ATGACTGGCAAACCTGATTTGCAGGAAATCGAAGCAGCCGAGAAAAAGCCGCTCTGGCAGCGACTCGGCTGGCTGGCGTTGATCTGGGCCGGCAGCGTTGGGGCACTGTTCATCGTGGCCACGCTGATGCGCATGTTCATGAATGCCGCCGGTTTGAGCACCCACTGA
- the cydB gene encoding cytochrome d ubiquinol oxidase subunit II: protein MGIDLPLIWAVIIIFGIMMYVVMDGFDLGIGILFPFIKGKTDRDVMMNTVAPVWDGNETWLVLGGAALFGAFPLAYSVVLSALYLPLIFMLIGLIFRGVAFEFRFKAKDAKRHLWDKAFIGGSIAATFFQGVALGAFIDGLPVVNRQFAGGSLDWLTPFTMFCGAALVVAYALLGCTWLIMKTEGKLQEQMHDLARPLAFVLLAVIGIVSIWTPLAHAEIAARWFTLPNLFWFLPVPILVLVTLYGLIRAVARNAHYTPFLLTLVLIFLGYSGLGISLWPNIVPPSISIWDAAAPPQSQGFMLVGTLFIIPFILGYTFWSYYVFRGKVTHEDGYH, encoded by the coding sequence ATGGGTATTGATCTTCCGCTGATCTGGGCCGTGATCATCATCTTCGGCATCATGATGTACGTGGTCATGGACGGCTTCGACCTGGGGATCGGGATTCTTTTCCCGTTCATCAAGGGCAAGACCGACCGTGACGTGATGATGAACACCGTCGCCCCGGTCTGGGACGGCAACGAAACCTGGCTGGTACTGGGGGGCGCGGCTTTGTTCGGCGCCTTCCCGCTGGCCTATTCGGTGGTGCTCTCGGCGTTATACCTGCCGCTGATTTTCATGTTGATCGGGCTGATTTTCCGTGGCGTGGCCTTTGAGTTTCGCTTCAAGGCCAAGGACGCCAAGCGCCATCTGTGGGACAAGGCATTCATTGGTGGCTCGATCGCCGCCACCTTCTTCCAGGGCGTGGCGTTGGGTGCGTTCATCGATGGGCTGCCGGTGGTCAATCGTCAGTTTGCCGGTGGTTCGCTCGACTGGCTGACGCCGTTCACAATGTTCTGTGGCGCGGCGCTGGTGGTGGCTTATGCGTTGCTCGGTTGCACTTGGCTGATCATGAAAACCGAAGGCAAGCTGCAGGAACAGATGCATGATCTGGCGCGACCATTGGCCTTCGTGTTGCTGGCGGTGATTGGCATCGTCAGCATCTGGACGCCGTTGGCCCACGCCGAGATCGCCGCACGCTGGTTCACCCTGCCGAACCTGTTCTGGTTCCTGCCGGTGCCGATTCTAGTGCTGGTGACCCTGTACGGTCTGATTCGCGCGGTGGCCCGCAATGCGCACTACACGCCATTCCTGCTGACCCTGGTGCTGATCTTCCTCGGCTATAGCGGCCTGGGTATCAGCCTGTGGCCGAACATCGTGCCGCCGTCGATCTCGATCTGGGACGCTGCCGCACCGCCGCAAAGCCAGGGCTTCATGCTGGTGGGCACGCTGTTCATCATCCCGTTTATCCTGGGTTACACCTTCTGGAGCTACTACGTGTTCCGCGGCAAGGTCACCCACGAAGATGGTTACCACTAG